Proteins encoded by one window of Scatophagus argus isolate fScaArg1 chromosome 4, fScaArg1.pri, whole genome shotgun sequence:
- the araf gene encoding serine/threonine-protein kinase A-Raf: MSSTSSSYSSSGETSPEDVPRGGGTIRVYLPNKQRTVVNVRQGQTVHESLDKALKVRGLSQECCAVFRLLEGRKRLTDWDTDITPLVGEELLVEVLDDIPLTMHNFVRKTFFKLAYCDFCHKFLFNGFRCQTCGYKFHQHCSSKVPTVCVDMDTVSKRCDSNTCTDEYPQILLPENSPSQSNLALTPEPAGMDLLSPTSAFHFPMPGGDGQSLQRHRSTSTPNVHMVSTVGPAGASIIEEALKFNNTMGPEPSPKPSTSPPSSLGSPGRRPPKSPSERKPSSSDDKKKVHRGGYRDSSYYWEVHSREVNFQKRIGSGSFGTVFKGKWHGDVAIKILKVTEPTPEQLQAFKNEMQVLRKTRHVNILLFMGYMTKPNFAIITQWCEGSSLYRHLHVTETKFDTMRRIDVARQTAQGMDYLHAKNIIHRDLKSNNIFLHEGWTVKIGDFGLATVKSRWSGSQQVEQPSGSILWMAPEVIRMQDSNPYTFQSDVYGYGVVLFELMSGTLPYSNINNRDQIIFMVGRGYLSPDLSKLYSTSPKSMKRLIIDCLKFKRDERPLFPQILVAIEQVQDLLPKIERSRSEPSLHRAVHAEDLNPLLFHTTRLMPL; the protein is encoded by the exons GTGAATGTTCGGCAAGGACAGACTGTGCACGAGAGTTTAGATAAGGCACTCAAAGTGAGAGGCCTTAGCCAAGAGTGCTGTGCAGTATTTCGCCTTCTGGAAGG TCGTAAGAGACTGACAGATTGGGACACAGACATCACTCCTCTGGTTGGAGAGGAACTGTTAGTTGAGGTCTTGGATGATATTCCCCTCACTATGCACAATTTT GTACGGAAAACGTTCTTCAAGCTGGCTTACTGTGATTTTTGCCACAAGTTTCTTTTtaatggcttcagatgtcagaCATGCGGCTATAAATTTCACCAGCACTGCAGTAGCAAGGTTCCCACTGTGTGCGTGGACATGGATACAGTGAGCAAACG ATGTGATTCCAATACCTGCACAGATGAGTACCCACAAATACTATTGCCAGAGAATTCACCATCGCAGAGCAACCTTGCCTTAACCCCAGAGCCTGCTGG GATGGACCTCCTGTCTCCGACCTCAGCCTTCCACTTTCCCATGCCGGGTGGAGATGGTCAGTCCTTACAGAGGCATCGCTCAACCTCCACTCCCAACGTTCATATGGTCAGCACAGTTGGTCCTGCTGGTGCCAGCATTATAGAG gAAGCACTTAAATTCAACAACACAATGG GTCCTGAGCCCTCACCGAAGCCCTCCACCAGCCCACCATCTTCTCTTGGCTCTCCAGGGAGGCGACCACCCAAGTCTCCGTCAGAGCGCAAGCCCTCCTCTTCGGACGACAAAAAGAAAGTG CACCGAGGAGGCTACAGAGACTCAAGTTACTATTGGGAAGTCCACTCTCGGGAAGTCAACTTTCAGAAGAGGATAGGTTCTGGTTCCTTTGGAACAGTCTTCAAGGGCAAGTGGCATGGAGATGTGGCAATCAAGATCCTTAAAGTCACAGAGCCAACGCCTGAGCAGTTACAGGCcttcaaaaatgaaatgcagGTCTTGCG GAAGACCCGCCACGTCAACATCCTGCTGTTCATGGGCTACATGACTAAGCCCAACTTTGCCATCATCACACAGTGGTGTGAAGGCAGCAGCTTGTACCGCCATCTGCATGTCACAGAAACCAAGTTTGACACTATGCGTCGAATCGATGTggccagacagacagcacagggCATGGA ttaTCTTCATGCGAAGAACATAATTCATCGAGATCTGAAATCAAACA ATATTTTTCTCCACGAGGGCTGGACTGTTAAGATTGGCGACTTTGGCTTAGCCACAGTGAAGTCTCGGTGGAGTGGCTCCCAACAGGTAGAACAGCCAAGTGGTTCCATTCTTTGGATG GCTCCCGAGGTAATCCGAATGCAGGACAGTAACCCGTATACGTTCCAATCTGATGTATATGGCTATGGAGTAGTGCTGTTTGAGCTGATGTCAGGGACCCTGCCTTACTCCAATATCAACAACAGAGATCAG atAATCTTTATGGTTGGACGTGGTTACTTGTCTCCAGACCTCAGTAAGCTGTATAGTACCTCACCCAAGTCGATGAAGAGGCTTATCATTGACTGTCTGAAATTCAAACGTGATGAGAGGCCCCTGTTTCCACAG ATTCTGGTAGCCATTGAGCAGGTTCAAGACCTGTTGCCAAAAATCGAGCGGAGTCGCTCTGAGCCATCTCTCCATCGGGCCGTACATGCAGAGGACCTGAACCCCCTCCTGTTCCACACTACCAGGCTGATGCCCCTCTAA